Proteins encoded in a region of the Phocoena phocoena chromosome X, mPhoPho1.1, whole genome shotgun sequence genome:
- the LOC136142293 gene encoding melanoma-associated antigen 10-like yields the protein MSELRQPEADLQAPVPAQGPVEAPLLGAAGEKATSPWSSASPGAPSFSTYAESLPQEALVVLMADLVAFLLKYRPREPTSKAEMLSMVLREHRDQFPLVFSHACECLQLVFGLDVKEVDPRDRTYVLVPTLGLTWDAVLSDGQSTPEAGLLVLVLGVITRFGDRTPEEEVWGVLGNMGLCAGREPCTYGEPGELLTEVWVQEGYLEDRQVPHSDPARCEFLWGARAYAETSKWQVLEHLLRVSSLDPRSFPSLCAEGVSDEEEGA from the coding sequence ATGAGTGAGCTCCGCCAGCCTGAGGCCGACCTTCAGGCCCCAGTCCCGGCCCAGGGTCCGGTGGAGGCGCCGCTGCTGGGGGCTGCGGGGGAGAAGGCCACATCCCCCTGGTCCTCCGCCTCCCCTGGAGCCCCCTCCTTCTCCACCTATGCGGAGTCCTTGCCCCAGGAGGCACTTGTTGTGCTGATGGCTGACCTGGTGGCATTCCTGCTCAAGTATCGCCCCAGGGAGCCGACCTCCAAGGCGGAGATGCTGAGTATGGTCCTCCGGGAGCATCGGGACCAGTTCCCCCTGGTCTTCAGCCACGCTTGCGAGTGCTTGCAGCTGGTGTTTGGCTTGGACGTGAAGGAGGTGGACCCCCGCGATCGCACCTACGTCCTggtccccaccctgggcctcacctGGGATGCGGTGCTGAGCGACGGGCAGAGCACGCCCGAGGCCGGCCTCCTGGTGCTGGTCCTGGGCGTGATCACCCGGTTCGGTGACCGCACCCCTGAGGAGGAGGTGTGGGGAGTGCTCGGCAACATGGGGTTGTGTGCCGGGAGGGAGCCCTGCACCTATGGGGAGCCCGGGGAGCTGCTCACCGAAGTGTGGGTGCAGGAGGGCTACCTGGAGGACCGGCAGGTGCCCCACAGCGACCCTGCCCGCTGCGAGTTCCTGTGGGGTGCCCGGGCCTACGCGGAGACCAGCAAGTGGCAGGTCCTGGAGCATCTGCTCAGGGTCAGTAGCTTGGATCCCAGGTCCTTCCCATCCCTGTGTGCAGAGGGTGTGAGCGACGAGGAAGAGGGAGCCTGA